The stretch of DNA ACGAGTCTACGACTGAGCCGAACGCTTCTGGGCGCCGCGCGCCAGGGGGAAACGTTCGCGGCGGAACGTTCAGGAGAAAACGCTCCAGCAACTCCCAGCCGACCCCGCCCCTCCCCGACCTACCATAGACGCCGTCCTCCATGGCGGCTAGGAAGGCCCGCGGGGAGTCCGGGGCGGTCCCGCCAGTCGGGTCTGGATCCGCGTTGGCCCGCGGGCTCGGGTGAGCCCGCTCAAACGCCCCGGGAGCCACCGCCGCCTCCTCAGCGCCAGTCCTCAGCGCTGAAAAGACTCTCCTTTCGTCGCCCAACCGCCCCTTCAGTAGGGACCGCCCCTCTTTTTGACACTGTCCAATCCACAGTAGGCGCTTTCGTCCTCCCCGCCCTCGCCACCAAAGGATCGTCCTCCAGGGCCAACAGTCGTACAAAAAGCCGATGTAGGTATGTCCGGCCAGAGGTAGACGGCCCGCGGGGCCAATCGGAGTGCAGGCAGGGCAGCAGGCCCCGCCTCTGAAACAACAGAAAGCACTTGACAGGCTTGCTCTCCAATGAGAAGCCCCGGAAAAGTGTCGCGCGGAGGCGGAGCCACGCGGTACAGCCACCTCTGCGCCTGCTCAAAGGCCCTGGACACTTGGAGTCTAGGTAAACCGAGCCCCGCCTCCGATAATACGTTGCTAGGGGGCGGTACTTTTAGTCTTGTTGCTAGGAGGCGGGGCTAGAACTGGCTTGTTTCCGTAAGCCACACCTCCTAGCAGGCCATGCTGGCTTCTGACCGCAAAGGTTGCCATGCAACCGGGAGCAGCTTTTGGCctccttttcttttgcatttcttctCCGCGTATTTCCCCTCCTCTCAGCCCCTTCTTACCGCCGAACTCCTTCCTTATCACCATCTatgccctccccatccccctcagCCTCTTCGGAGTCGTGGAGTGGTGAAACAAAAGACTTCttcgttttctctttttttttttttttttgagacagagtcttgctctgtcgcccaagctggagtgcagttgcgcgatctcggttcactgcaacctccgcctcccgggttcaagcaattctcctgcctcagcctcccgagtagctgggattacagggttgcaccatgatggtgcatgcctggctattttttgtatttttaatagagacgggcgtttcaccatgttggccaagctggtctcgaactcctgacctcatgatccgcccaccttggccttccaaagtgctgggattacaggcgtgagccaccgcgcctagccaagATTTACTTTTTTCTAAATGCTATGCTATTTGGTATCGGTCATGGGGAATGGAACAGGGGAAGGTGAAATTTAGTGAAAGCACAGGCTCGGCCTTCCTGGCACCTTCTGCCGCTCAGAGTCCTCCCTCATTTCTCCAAACTCCTCCCTTTAGCTTAGCATCCTCCTAAGACTCCTCCCTTCCCCAAGCATCCTCCTGCTAAGACAACTCCCCTTTCCTcagcatcctcccacctctctgaTTCCTTCTCCCATCTCAGAGGCCTTTTCTTACTCTCTGGCTCCCCTCACGTCACGGTCCCCCTTGTCCTCGCATActcttgccctttttttttttttttttttttggagacagagttttgctcttttgcccagcctggaatgaactggcgtgatctcagctcactgcaacctccacccacaaGGTTGAAGCGAtaatgctgcctcagcctcccaagtagctgggattataggcgcccaccacgatgcccggctaatttttgtatttttagtagagacggggtttcgccatgttggccaggctggtctcaaattcctgacctcaggtgatccacccgcctcagcctcccaaagtgctaggattataggcgtgagccaccgtgcccagccaccctTGCCCTTCTTAAACTCCTCCCTCCTCTGaggccccttccccttccccttccccagcctctatGTCCCATTATTTGTAAGGGAATGTGGTCAAGAGGCTGGCTGGAATAGGGAACCCAGGCACCCCTGTAAAGAGGGAAGCCGTAATGGGGGCTGAAGTGGTGTCTGGGCCTCGTCCTCATTTGCTGTCCCtgggctgggcaggtggggacgGATTCAGGGCCAGGACCTAGTTAAGCTGTCGGATTAGACATGGAGGCTCCTAATCCCCTCACTGACCTTTATGAgtggcccaggccctgccctccccAGTGGAAACCCAGGCTGGGCTGCCCTGCTCCCATACTCCTTTCAAACAAAaccccctccctgccccttcACTTCCAACTTAACATCCTTCCCCCACCCTGCGTTTCCATTGCCCCCGTCCCTACCTACCCCAGACACCCTGAGCTGAGAGAGCAGCCAGCTAATTAATCCCATCCGGTTATTACATGGGGATTCTGAGGGATAAAGGGAGATGGAGAAGCTGGAGggggcatttgggttgatgcAGCACTTGTGAAGGCTGAATGGCAATGACAGTGGCTGCCCTCGGTCCAGAACACAGGGTGGGAACACGTCCTCCTCACTGTCACTGGCTCCCTCTGCAGTTGGCTCCCAGCCTGCGAGGCACTTAGGTAGATGGTAGCATGGGCAGGGGGCCAGGTCGGAGGACCCATGCTCGAGAAGCACATTCGCAGACACACCCGCTAGGGCTCCCAGTTCTTTAATCTGGGGGACAGGTCTCCCCCTAAAACACTCACTCTCCCACAATGGGAAGAACCCTGGTGTCCAGAGctacctcctcctccccaggtcCCCAAGTTGGGCCAGGGAAGTGACTCTGGCTGTTAGCCACAGCCCACGCCTACCCTTGCCCTGTGATTCAGACACCCGAGTTCAGAGCCAGCCTCCAAGAGTATCTTACATCCCAGCATCTCCTGGAAGGCCGTATGATCCAGcactggggagaggagggaaatcCCCAGGACTGGAATGCCCATCCCACCCTTGGTGCAGTGAGGACTCATCCTGCTGGAAAGGCCCCTGAAGAACTTCAAGTTCCAATGTCCcgtttttacagatggggaaactgacatGAAGAGGAGTCCAAAGTGACACAGTAAGTTGGGGTAGCATTGGGATTTAGAGCAAAGCTTCTGGGGTCCTTGAAAAGGACCTCATTCCAATTAGCTAGCACTCCATCTCTAAGCCTGTTGTAGGGACCAAGGGAAAAAATAGATATctgtatttatattacatatatataatatacatatgtataatatcttTAAGAAACAGACacacggctgggcatggtggctcacacctgtaatcccagcactttgggagaccgaggcgggtggatcatctgaggtcgggagttcaagaccaacctcgccaacatggcgaaaccccgtctctactaaaactacaaaaattagccaggcatagtggctcatgcctgtaatcccagcgactcaggagactgaggcaggagaaacacttgaagccaggaggcggaggttgcagtgagctgagatcacgccattgcactccagcctgggcggcagagcgagactcggtctcaaaaaaaaaaaaaaagaaaaagaaaaagaaaaagaaatagacacaCATCACTAGGTGTAGGGTTCCAGAGCATTCTAGACTCACCAGCCCTGGGCCTCCCCCTTCCCTTGTCCACTAATTAGCCCTGTGCCCTACAGGGTCTCACCTTCACCTTCACCTTCTAGGTCAGCCCAGAAATGTTGCTTCTCAAGTCCTGAGTCCACCTCCTAGCACTGCCAAGCAGTCCACCTGGAGGTGATGAGAACTTCCAGGCTTTGGTAATGGACAACTCTGTATCCCTGGAGCCTTCATTCCTTTTGGCATTACAGAACCACAAGAAGTCATCTAGAATCATTGAGATTCTCAACTCCATTGGGCAAACTGGAACCAGCAAAATCTCAGATATCTAGAATTGCCACTGCTTCCTTGACTCTGTGATCAGTCTACAGCCACAGAATCCTGATTCCCTTTGGACATTCTAGAatggcacttaaaaaaaaaccaacaacccacCCAGTGGATCCTTTCAAAGCACTGCTTATTCTCTTGGCTGGGTGCTCTACAGCCAGAAGTTGGAGTTATCTAATATCAAGAACTCTTAATCTGTCACTTCAGTCTTTCTAAACCCACAGACTAACAATGTTTTGTGCATTCTAGAAACATTACTTTTTAGTTTCTGGAGTAGTTCAACTCTCCAGGTAAAATCTGTCCTAGACTCACCAGTGCTTGCCTCTGTGGTCAACCTAGACTCACAGAATCTCAACTAATGAGCTTTCTGGAAccacaggtcttttttttttttttttttttttgtctttggtcaATCAAGATGATCTTGAATACTTGGGGCATTCCATAACCTTCCCTCCTTAGGTGGTCTAGAACAAATGATTTGCTATTCAGTTGGCTGAGTTGAGAAGCAACACTCCCTTGAATCTTAGGTGAATCCAGACCTACAAACTCTTGATATCTGATGCTGTTCAAGAACTGCCAACTTGCTTCCCCAGAGGCAGTCTATACCATTGGCTTCTCACCCTGGTCAACAATCCAGGTCTCCCCATATAGAGGAATCTAGAACCGCCAGTCTTTTCCTCTTGGGTGATCCAGAATTCTGGTGAGACTGAGGAATCAGGCTCATAAAGGGTTCTCAGGAGGGAGCACAGAAGCAGATGAATTAAGGTCCAGTATGTCCATGGTGGGTCACCAGGCATGGCAGAACCTTACCACCTAGTCATTTACCCAGCAGGCCTGTCGGTATTCAGGAACACCTGCCCCCATCCCAGGAGAGAGCCCCATCCCTCCATCTTGCTACCTTGGGGAAGGGGGCATACATGGGGAAGGGGACATCAGTTTGCATCATGGAGGCAGGGTCAGCGCCAGGGTTGGTGTGAGAACTCGGGGGCTAGCAGCCCCATCTTCTGTTTCCACCCCATTCCCTTCCTCAGTCTCATCGTCCTCATCTTCCTCCTGGCAGCAGCTCAGAGCAAGTTCATTCTCATAACAAAATGCAGTCAGAGAGCCGGGGAAACTAGACTTGAGGCTGTGGGAAGCCTGCTCTGCCCGTTCATCCAGCTCCTTAGCACTGCAGACCGGTGTCCCTGGGACCTCATAAGTGCGATGGAAGTGGCGATAGTCGACCTCATACTGGGAGCCACGCTGGAAGAGAACTGGCTCAAAACGATGGCCCCAGAGCAGTTCACCAGGGAGGTAGGACGAGCGACACTGTGTGGTCATGGCTGTGGCCTCAACCATCCCCTCGAGAATGACCACCAGCTCGAAGTCAGCCCTGGCCAGCTCGGCACGTCCTAGCTCATACAGAGGACTGGCAGAGTCGATCTCATGGACGATGGTGATGGGGGACACGAGGAAGATACGATCGGTGCCTCCATCAAAGCCCACATCCACATCCTGGTGGTCCAGCGGGATGTACTCACCCTCTGGGGTCACACGGGGCTGCAGCAGGAGGCGAGGAGCCAAAGACAGCAGGGAGCACAGAGACGGGCAGAGACGaagtgagagagaggaagagatgcagagaaagaagaaggcaAAGACCACAGGAGTGAAGAAAAGGGTGAGAACACAGATCAGGAGATGGGGCCGGCAacccagagagagaggaagtcagGCAGGGGAGGGCACAGAAACCCAGTGAGGGAGCCAGAGACCCAGGAGGGGAGGATGGAGGTCCAGAGAAAGCACGGGACatgggacagagacccagagataaagagagaggaaagagactcAGGGTTTGGGGGTAGAAAACGGGAAGAGGGGCGTGgtgggggaagagaaggagagagggacagAGTGATATTCGCATAGAGACACAGAAATCAGCAAGACAGAGATGAAATCAAAGCGACAATGGAAAATAAGCATGACATTCAACAGAGAATTGGAGAAGGAGCGGGAGAGAAAAATGGCTTTTAGTATGTGGCCAGAGAAAGATAAATCAGATGACAAGAAGGGGGAGTTAGGGCAACCTAGGTCCAACATTCTGCACCCACCACTGCCTCAGGCTTATCCCTGGGCTCTCCCCTGAGCTATCCTAGCTGCCAGGGCAACTGCAAACCCTTCCATGTCATTCTGTGTGTGAGCACGCTTTGTGGGGGTGTGGGTATTTCACTCCCGCCTACCCGCTGGTTCCATAGCCACCTCCCAGGCCAAGTCACTGCCCCACCGACTTCTGCAAGAGCCAGTGTCCCTCCTATTCATGAATCCTGGTATCTCAAAGCTTCAGGCAGGAGATTGAAGTGGGAGGTGGGCACCTATCCTCCTCTTGTAAGTGTCTCTGGGAGCCCCAAGTAGAGGAACCCCAGAGGCGGCTGGGAGTTGCAGCTCCCACCACCCCCGATCCTCTCCAAGTCCAGCCTCAGCCCAGAGTCCTAAAGTCACTTTACTTGGGCAACggcagctgctggcccagagtTTCTTGGGAACGGAGATGTTTGAGCAATTTGACCACAATTCTAGGAACGCTAAGGCCCCTTCCTCAGGGCACGGGGGGCAGCCAGTACCCCAGGGGCCAATGGGAGGTGCAGTTTCGTTTCGTTGCCACCTCCACCCTGCTCTCAGAGGTTAGGAGGCTGGTGGGACACAATGGGCCACTGAGGTGGGGAATGAATTCTCCCACAGATGCCGCAGGACCCCACACCTAGAGGCCTGGAGAACTGTGCTCCACAGCGATGAGCTGCACCCATTCCAGGGCCTGCTTCTCCCGGGGGCCTCAAGTCACAGGCCTCCGACTGTGCCACAGTGTCCAGTGGGAATTGTACACCCGAGTAATAGAACGGTCACGCAGGCCCTCCACCACCCCCTCGCAAAGCTGCATCTGAGGCCACCCCATCTTTGGACAGGTCCCTTGACCCAGAGGCTTCTGGGAATTATGGCCCAGAGCCTTGACAGGCCAGGCGTGGCCCTTTTGGGGTCTACCCACAGGCGGGCAATCCTCAAGCCACAGGAAGCTCTGTATGCCCCAAATCCAGGCCTCCAGGAAGAGCTGGTCACATACCTTTCTGTTGGGTTTACATCCCCAGCTGCCCAGTGACCCATTCGCAGGCCACAGGCCCGAGAGGCTGCTGGGAGTTGTAGTCCAAACCCCCTCCAGGACCGCACACCCCTCGCCCTCGGGCCTACGTCTCCCACAATCCCCCAGGGCTCACGGAAGTCCCCGCCTCTCCTCCCGGGCGCACCTGCAGCAGCTGGGCACGCACGTGGGCCTCGACCAGGTGGCTGCGGCGCAGGTTGCCGACGCGCCACATGAGGCAGAGGCGGTGGTCGCGCAGCGCCACGACGGCGTTCTCGCTGAAGACCAGCGTCTCGTTGCGCTTCTTGggtttggccatcttggccatgACAGCACCCACGACGAAGGCGTCGAGCACGCAGCCGGCAATGCACTGCAGCACCACGGCGGCCACAGCGGCCGGGCACTCCTCGGTGACGCTGCGCACGCCGTAGCCGATGGACGTCTGCGTCTCCAGCGCGAAGAGGAAGGCGGCCAGGAAGCTGGCCACGTGTGAGAAGCAGGGCGCTGGCGGTGGCGGGGCGGCCAGGTCGCCGTGCAGCGAGGCAGTGAGCCAGAAGGCCAGGCCGAAGAGCAGCCAGGAGGCGAGGAAGGAGCAGGAGAAGAGCAGGCACATCCAGCGCCAGCGCACGTCCACGCATGTGGTGAACAGGTCGCTCAGGTAGCGCGCGCCCTGGCCACCCAGGTTCACGAAACGCACGTTGCAGTGCCCGTCTTTCTTGACGAAGCGACCGCGGCGCCGGCCCACGGGTGACTGCACCGGTGCCGGCGCCCACCCGTTGCGGCACAACCCGGGCCCGGCCTCCTCTTCATCGCCCGCCCGGCTGTCTCCCGAATCCAGGGCGCCGCTGAGGCGGCGTAGGGCCCTGGCCAGGCCCATTGGACGGAGGGACCCCCTCCACTTGGCCTAGTGGGGGGCAGGCGCCCCCAACCTGCTGGGACAAGAAACCGGCAGAAACGTCAGGGGCAACAGGAATGGGTGAGCTCATCGGCCAAGCATGCTTTCTGGTGGGGCTTAGTGGCCTCATGTGTCAAACAGGTGGAACAATacgcacatttttttttttttttttttttttggagtcagagtctcgctctgtcgcccaagctggagtgcagtggcatgatcctggcttactgcaatctccgcgtcccaagtttaagcgattctcctgtctcaacctcctgagtagctgggattactacaggtgcacaccaccactcctgggtaatttttttttttaatttttttcttttcttttattttcttttttttttgagacggagtcttgctttgtcgccaggctggagtgcagtggcacaatctcagctcaccgcaacctcaactcactgcaacctctgcctcccaggttcaagtgattcgcctgcctcagcctcccaagtagctgggattacaggcacgggccaccatgcccagctaagtttttgtaatttaagtagagatggggtttcaccatgttggccaagatggtctcgatctcctgacctcgtgatccgcctgctttggcctcccaaagtgttgggattacaggcgtgagccaccgcgcctggccagccaccttctttttaaaaattttttttaatttaatttttgttttgtagagacaggggcctcactatgttgcccaggctggtctcaaactcctggcctcaagcgatcttccctcctcaacctcccaaagtgctgggattacaggcctgagccaccccacctggcccatACTCACCTTCCAAGTTGGAAGATAAACAGCAACAATACTATAGAAGATACTTGTATAACAACAACGGAAAATACTATAACAATAACGATATTACAGCAAGTGCCACAATAATTACAGCATGCATTATACAGTGCTAAATCTATGTACTGAATTCATAATTTGTGTTCTATCAATTATACTGTTTATACAGTTTGGAGGTTGTTGTAAGTACTTTAC from Gorilla gorilla gorilla isolate KB3781 chromosome 20, NHGRI_mGorGor1-v2.1_pri, whole genome shotgun sequence encodes:
- the KCNJ14 gene encoding ATP-sensitive inward rectifier potassium channel 14, which encodes MGLARALRRLSGALDSGDSRAGDEEEAGPGLCRNGWAPAPVQSPVGRRRGRFVKKDGHCNVRFVNLGGQGARYLSDLFTTCVDVRWRWMCLLFSCSFLASWLLFGLAFWLTASLHGDLAAPPPPAPCFSHVASFLAAFLFALETQTSIGYGVRSVTEECPAAVAAVVLQCIAGCVLDAFVVGAVMAKMAKPKKRNETLVFSENAVVALRDHRLCLMWRVGNLRRSHLVEAHVRAQLLQPRVTPEGEYIPLDHQDVDVGFDGGTDRIFLVSPITIVHEIDSASPLYELGRAELARADFELVVILEGMVEATAMTTQCRSSYLPGELLWGHRFEPVLFQRGSQYEVDYRHFHRTYEVPGTPVCSAKELDERAEQASHSLKSSFPGSLTAFCYENELALSCCQEEDEDDETEEGNGVETEDGAASPRVLTPTLALTLPP